From a region of the Mercurialis annua linkage group LG1-X, ddMerAnnu1.2, whole genome shotgun sequence genome:
- the LOC126664997 gene encoding thaumatin-like protein, giving the protein MQSSSALFSLLIFISTSFLPINGEQLIIVNNCNENIWPGLLGGAGHPTLKDGGFHLGSGEEVVVDLPDKWSGRLWGRQGCSFDANGKGSCDTGDCSGLLHCQGTGGAPPATVVEMTLGSPTSPLHFYDVSLVDGFNLPVSMKPVGGGIGCGEASCDVDLNICCPSALEVRKNGKIVGCKSACLAMQSAKYCCTGEFGNPKSCKPTLFANLFKAICPKAYSYAFDDSTSLNKCRASRYVITFCPPKL; this is encoded by the exons ATGCAGTCTTCTTCAGCTCTTTTTTCTCTTCTCATCTTCATTTCAACCTCATTTTTACCTATAA ATGGAGAACAGCTTATCATCGTTAACAACTGCAATGAAAACATATGGCCAGGTTTACTCGGAGGAGCCGGTCATCCGACGCTAAAGGACGGCGGGTTTCATCTCGGAAGCGGAGAGGAAGTCGTCGTTGATTTACCAGATAAGTGGTCAGGAAGATTATGGGGTAGACAAGGATGTTCGTTCGACGCCAATGGAAAAGGCTCATGTGATACCGGAGATTGTTCGGGATTACTTCACTGCCAAGGCACTGGAGGTGCACCACCAGCTACAGTGGTTGAAATGACACTCGGCTCTCCTACTTCTCCGTTACACTTCTACGACGTTAGTTTGGTCGACGGGTTTAATTTGCCTGTTTCGATGAAACCCGTTGGTGGCGGAATTGGATGCGGAGAAGCTTCGTGCGACGTTGATTTAAACATTTGTTGTCCTTCTGCTCTTGAAGTgagaaaaaatggaaaaattgttGGGTGTAAAAGTGCTTGTTTGGCTATGCAATCAGCAAAATATTGTTGCACAGGAGAATTTGGTAATCCGAAGAGTTGCAAGCCTACACTTTTTGCTAATTTGTTTAAGGCAATTTGTCCTAAGGCTTATAGCTATGCATTTGATGACTCTACTAGTCTTAATAAGTGTAGGGCTTCTCGGTATGTCATCACTTTTTGCCCTCCTAAATTGTGA
- the LOC126664996 gene encoding uncharacterized protein LOC126664996, translated as MAKDGPNWEGLLKWSLAHSDGTASARTLREEDRKWFMEAMQAQNVDVIQRMKEITLVMQAPEHVLEAQGVTPSDIEDMLEELQEHVESIDMANDLHSIGGLVPLLGYLKSSHANIRAKAAEVVTTIVQNNPRSQQLVMEANGLEPLLTNFSSDTDVNVRTKSLGAISSLIQHNKPGIAAFRLANGYAVLRDALSSESVRFQRKALNLINYLVHENRSDWNIVSELGFPRIMLHLASSEDGEVREAALRSLLDLARVTNGSKLGEEDEKLKQVLEERIKGISLMSPEDLGAAREERQLIDSLWNVYYNEPSSLGEKGLLVLPGEDSLSLPPDVASEHFEPPLRASAANPNTTQDNKTDKKQSPLLLGLGPAP; from the exons ATGGCTAAAGACGGACCCAACTGGGAAGGATTGTTAAAGTGGAGCCTTGCTCACTCCGATGGAACTGCCTCCGCACGCACTCTTAG AGAGGAGGATAGAAAATGGTTTATGGAAGCTATGCAAGCCCAAAATGTGGATGTTATTCAGAGAATGAAGGAGATTACTCTGGTTATGCAAGCTCCTGAGCATGTACTGGAGGCTCAAGGTGTTACTCCTTCTGATATTGAAG ATATGTTGGAAGAATTACAGGAGCATGTTGAGTCTATTGACATGGCAAATG ACCTGCACTCTATTGGTGGTCTAGTTCCTCTCCTTGGTTACCTGAAGAGTTCCCATGCCAATATCAGGGCGAAGGCTGCTGAGGTTGTAACCACTATTGTCCAGAATAATCCTCGCAGTCAGCAATTAGTTATGGAAGCAAATGGCTTAGAACCCCTTCTTACAAATTTCTCATCAGACACAGATGTGAATGTTCGAACCAAATCACTTGGTGCAATATCAT CTTTAATCCAGCATAACAAGCCAGGTATTGCTGCATTTCGTTTGGCTAATGGTTATGCAGTCTTGAGAGATGCTTTGAGCTCAGAGAGTGTTAGATTCCAAAG GAAAGCTCTCAACTTGATCAATTACCTTGTGCACGAGAATAGGTCAGATTGGAACATAGTTAGTGAACTAGGATTCCCACGCATTATGTTACACCTTGCATCGAGTGAAGACGGTGAAGTGCGAGAGGCTGCCCTTCGAAGTCTTCTTGATCTAGCTAGAGTGACAAATGGCAGTAAATTAGGAGAAGAAGATGAGAAACTGAAGCAAGTACTTGAAGAACGAATAAAGGGTATCAGTTTGATGTCGCCCGAGGATCTTGGGGCAGCAAGAGAGGAAAGGCAGCTCATCGATTCCCTCTGGAACGTCTACTACAACGAACCATCGTCCTTAGGTGAGAAAGGTCTTCTTGTTCTCCCTGGAGAAGATTCCTTATCCTTACCGCCTGACGTTGCTAGCGAACATTTCGAACCTCCTCTTAGAGCATCGGCAGCAAATCCGAATACTACCCAAGACAACAAAACTGACAAGAAACAATCTCCTTTATTACTTGGTTTGGGACCTGCACCATAG